One window of Chryseobacterium indologenes genomic DNA carries:
- a CDS encoding sigma-70 family RNA polymerase sigma factor: MRQLKITKQVTNRETASLDKYLQEIGKVELITADEEVELAQRIRAGDRAALEKLIKANLRFVVSVSKQYQNQGLSLPDLINEGNLGLMKAAKRYDETRGFKFISYAVWWIRQSILQALAEQSRIVRLPLNKIGSINKINKAYAHLEQENERPPSPEELAEVLDMSEEDIKESMKNSGRHLSMDAPLVEGEDSNLYDVLRSGESPSPDKDLMLESLQIEIERALNTLTPREADLVRLYFGLNGKHPMTLEEIGETFDLTRERVRQIKEKAIKRLKHNTRSKILKSYLGK, translated from the coding sequence ATGAGACAATTAAAAATCACTAAGCAGGTTACCAACAGGGAAACTGCTTCATTAGACAAGTATTTGCAGGAAATTGGTAAAGTGGAACTGATTACTGCGGACGAAGAAGTAGAATTGGCACAAAGAATACGTGCTGGCGACAGAGCCGCACTTGAGAAATTAATCAAAGCCAACCTTCGTTTCGTAGTTTCTGTATCCAAGCAATACCAAAACCAAGGTCTTTCTTTACCCGATTTGATCAATGAAGGTAACCTAGGATTGATGAAAGCGGCAAAAAGGTACGATGAAACTAGAGGTTTCAAATTTATCTCTTATGCAGTATGGTGGATCCGTCAATCAATTTTACAGGCATTGGCTGAACAGTCAAGAATTGTAAGACTACCATTGAACAAAATTGGTTCCATCAATAAAATTAATAAAGCATACGCTCACCTTGAGCAGGAAAATGAAAGACCACCTTCTCCGGAAGAATTGGCTGAAGTTCTTGACATGAGCGAGGAAGATATTAAAGAATCAATGAAAAACTCCGGAAGACACCTGTCTATGGATGCACCTTTAGTAGAAGGTGAAGATTCTAATCTTTATGATGTATTACGTTCAGGAGAATCTCCAAGTCCTGATAAAGATCTGATGCTTGAATCTCTACAGATCGAGATTGAAAGAGCATTGAATACTTTGACGCCAAGAGAGGCTGATTTGGTAAGATTATACTTCGGACTGAACGGAAAACACCCAATGACTTTAGAAGAAATTGGTGAGACTTTCGATCTTACAAGAGAGAGAGTTCGTCAGATCAAAGAAAAAGCAATTAAGAGACTAAAACACAATACCAGAAGCAAGATCCTAAAATCTTATCTGGGTAAATAA
- a CDS encoding type VI secretion system baseplate subunit TssG yields the protein MHYNKLQTDFKAEAVAVNLLKYHRAVSNIFIERVGVNDRAYLKDIKSISSSYLGFDEEVFTIESYREGIYDYLPEGLFHPPSLGASRKNVDTVVREIRKQKRVEDDARKFFRPFELEVFFTEISALLKESEFDITSNTDSLLETVSELWPLIKMLDKQNAYIFMHILPFFHQIRGDKKWFERCMTAFLQVPVNVTFSPNIIDRIEKNDNSMLLGNSRLGVTYIPSGPHMDGQRNWVVNIGPIPYEDMKKYIPGSPFRNVLQALYDYFLPVTVDVEENFVTEKEEYSFSLEDDGRNASRLGYSTFL from the coding sequence ATGCATTACAATAAGCTGCAGACAGACTTTAAGGCTGAAGCTGTGGCTGTTAATCTATTGAAATACCACCGTGCGGTAAGCAATATATTCATTGAGCGTGTTGGCGTGAACGACCGTGCTTACCTGAAGGATATTAAGAGTATTTCAAGCAGTTATTTAGGATTTGACGAAGAAGTATTTACCATAGAGAGTTACAGGGAAGGCATTTATGACTATCTTCCGGAGGGTTTATTCCACCCGCCGTCTCTTGGAGCTTCCAGAAAGAATGTAGATACTGTGGTACGGGAAATCCGTAAACAGAAAAGAGTAGAAGATGATGCCCGTAAGTTTTTCCGTCCTTTTGAACTGGAGGTTTTTTTTACGGAAATCAGTGCTTTACTTAAGGAATCTGAATTTGATATTACAAGCAATACGGATTCTTTATTGGAAACCGTAAGTGAGCTTTGGCCTCTGATAAAGATGCTGGATAAGCAGAATGCTTATATCTTCATGCATATCCTGCCGTTTTTCCATCAGATAAGAGGGGACAAAAAATGGTTTGAAAGATGTATGACTGCTTTTCTGCAGGTACCGGTAAACGTTACTTTTTCACCCAACATTATTGATAGGATTGAGAAAAATGATAATTCCATGTTATTGGGAAACTCAAGATTAGGAGTTACCTACATTCCAAGTGGTCCGCATATGGACGGGCAGCGAAACTGGGTGGTGAACATTGGTCCTATTCCTTATGAAGATATGAAAAAATATATCCCGGGAAGTCCGTTCAGAAACGTACTTCAGGCACTGTATGATTATTTTCTTCCGGTAACAGTGGATGTGGAAGAAAATTTTGTTACAGAAAAAGAGGAATATTCATTCAGCCTTGAAGACGATGGAAGAAATGCCAGCCGCCTTGGATATTCTACATTCCTCTAA
- a CDS encoding heme-binding domain-containing protein, translating into MKNILLGFVLIFLLIQIIQPARNQYYGQVPSKDISKVYKLPENVRSVLRNSCYDCHSNSTHYPFYSYIQPLSYYLEKHIKKGKEELNFNEWGSYSHRKQTNKLESIVNQIQQKKMPLASYTYLHPEAKLSEKQIKEIVHWVELTQAEKEK; encoded by the coding sequence ATGAAAAACATATTGCTAGGGTTTGTTCTAATTTTTTTACTTATTCAGATTATCCAGCCTGCCCGTAATCAATATTACGGGCAGGTTCCTTCTAAAGATATCTCAAAGGTTTACAAACTTCCTGAAAATGTGCGGTCTGTTCTTAGAAATTCCTGCTATGACTGTCACAGCAATTCTACTCATTATCCATTTTATTCTTATATACAGCCTTTAAGTTATTATCTCGAAAAGCATATTAAAAAAGGAAAAGAAGAATTGAATTTTAATGAATGGGGGAGCTACAGCCATCGTAAACAGACTAATAAATTAGAATCTATTGTGAATCAAATACAGCAGAAAAAAATGCCGCTTGCTTCTTACACTTATCTTCATCCGGAAGCGAAACTTTCCGAAAAACAGATAAAAGAAATAGTTCACTGGGTAGAACTGACGCAGGCTGAAAAGGAAAAATAA
- a CDS encoding alpha/beta fold hydrolase — translation MKKIFYVLLLFIGVHTARAQDIPVLDRGLFFGNPEISGGQLSPDGKWISFTKEYGGIMNIWVKKIDEPFEKARPLTDSKRPMNGYFWSEDGKYILYVKDGNGDENMNIFAVDPMAKVTTGVPESRNITPLKEVTAQIYMVSRKNPDLLMIGLNNRDKAWHDLYSLKISTGELKKIYENTDRITSYEFDWDEKLRVLSKTDDKGTTQFFYKEGDKLTPIYETLVTESAYISNWNEDNSKFYLVTNKGNLDKSTLFLMDPKTKQITKIESDPKDKVDFGGLFLDRNTRKMIYTSYTGDKTEYYWKDKTWEDNYKFLQSKFPGREVNFSSSTNDYSKFLVAVGGDKYASEAYFFDAKTKQLIFQYTPRTELKKVEKYLAAMTPVSYKSSDGLEIPAYLTLPVGSSGKNVPVVVLVHGGPKGPRDYWGYNSTVQFLANRGYAVLQPNFRASGGYGKKFQNGGDLQWGKLMQDDITWGVKYLIDQGIADKNKVVIMGGSYGGYATLAGLAFTPDVYAAGVDIVGPSNLFTLLDSVPAYWEAARAFLYGMVGDPKTEEGKKRMHDASPLFSVDKINKPLLIVQGANDPRVKQAEADQIVIALRDKGKKVNYILADDEGHGFRKPVNSMAMYAETEKFLAEVIGGRYQKEMPDNVAKRLKEMTVDISKVNYTPKSEKTAGASK, via the coding sequence ATGAAAAAAATCTTTTACGTATTGCTCTTATTCATAGGAGTACATACAGCACGAGCACAGGATATCCCGGTACTGGACAGAGGATTATTTTTTGGAAACCCGGAAATTTCCGGAGGACAATTGAGCCCGGATGGAAAATGGATTTCCTTTACAAAAGAATATGGCGGTATCATGAATATATGGGTTAAAAAAATTGATGAACCTTTTGAAAAAGCCCGTCCACTAACAGACAGCAAACGCCCGATGAACGGATATTTCTGGTCTGAAGACGGAAAGTACATCCTTTATGTAAAAGATGGGAACGGTGACGAAAACATGAACATTTTCGCCGTAGATCCTATGGCAAAAGTTACCACCGGAGTTCCGGAATCAAGGAATATAACACCGCTTAAAGAGGTAACAGCACAGATCTACATGGTAAGCAGAAAAAATCCTGACTTACTGATGATTGGACTGAATAACCGTGATAAAGCATGGCATGATTTATATTCACTGAAGATCTCTACAGGCGAACTGAAAAAGATTTATGAAAATACAGACCGAATCACAAGCTATGAATTTGACTGGGATGAAAAATTAAGAGTGCTGTCCAAAACAGATGATAAAGGAACCACCCAGTTTTTTTATAAAGAAGGAGATAAACTTACGCCTATTTATGAAACATTGGTAACGGAAAGCGCCTATATTTCAAACTGGAATGAGGATAATTCTAAATTCTATCTGGTAACTAATAAAGGGAATCTTGATAAATCAACCCTATTCCTCATGGATCCGAAAACCAAACAGATCACAAAGATAGAAAGCGATCCTAAAGATAAAGTAGATTTTGGAGGACTTTTTCTTGACAGAAATACAAGAAAGATGATCTACACTTCTTACACCGGAGATAAAACAGAGTACTACTGGAAAGACAAAACGTGGGAAGATAATTATAAATTTCTGCAAAGTAAATTTCCTGGAAGAGAAGTTAATTTTTCAAGCTCTACGAATGATTATTCTAAATTCTTAGTTGCTGTTGGAGGTGATAAATATGCTTCTGAAGCGTATTTTTTTGATGCAAAAACAAAACAGCTAATTTTCCAGTATACCCCAAGAACAGAATTAAAAAAGGTTGAAAAGTATCTGGCTGCCATGACTCCTGTTTCTTATAAAAGCAGTGACGGCCTTGAAATTCCGGCATATCTGACCTTACCTGTAGGTTCATCCGGTAAAAATGTTCCTGTAGTTGTTTTGGTTCATGGAGGTCCGAAAGGTCCAAGAGATTATTGGGGATACAATTCAACCGTACAGTTTTTAGCCAACAGAGGATATGCGGTATTACAGCCCAACTTCAGAGCGAGTGGCGGATACGGTAAAAAGTTCCAGAACGGCGGAGATCTTCAGTGGGGAAAACTAATGCAGGATGATATCACCTGGGGCGTAAAATACCTGATTGATCAGGGAATCGCAGACAAAAATAAGGTAGTAATTATGGGAGGAAGCTACGGTGGATATGCAACACTTGCAGGTTTAGCATTCACTCCTGATGTATATGCTGCCGGAGTAGATATTGTGGGGCCAAGCAACCTTTTTACTTTATTGGATTCTGTACCTGCTTACTGGGAAGCTGCCCGTGCTTTCCTTTACGGAATGGTAGGTGATCCTAAAACTGAAGAAGGTAAAAAACGCATGCATGATGCAAGCCCCTTATTCAGTGTAGATAAAATCAATAAGCCATTACTGATTGTTCAGGGAGCGAATGACCCAAGAGTAAAGCAGGCTGAGGCGGATCAGATTGTCATTGCACTGCGTGATAAAGGCAAAAAGGTAAATTATATCCTTGCTGATGATGAAGGTCACGGATTCCGTAAGCCGGTTAACAGTATGGCGATGTATGCTGAAACTGAGAAATTCCTTGCTGAAGTAATCGGTGGAAGATATCAGAAAGAAATGCCAGATAATGTGGCAAAACGTCTGAAGGAAATGACGGTGGATATTTCAAAAGTGAACTATACACCAAAAAGCGAAAAAACTGCAGGAGCATCTAAATAA
- a CDS encoding GNAT family N-acetyltransferase → MKYTTKWLTDKARVKELVDFFITHKTDSYISHGEMMSGRAIDSHHWNPDLELILTEQLITDFNSDGSSKLNILIAENENGEIVGMMVFNVINSPFKKYAILEDMLLDQSVRGQSLGSKLLEKAIHESKNWNISFILLESGVNNHGAHNFFSKYGFKKVSESYILTI, encoded by the coding sequence ATGAAATATACTACAAAATGGCTCACTGATAAAGCCCGCGTTAAAGAACTGGTAGACTTTTTTATTACCCATAAAACAGACTCTTATATTTCCCATGGCGAAATGATGTCCGGCAGAGCCATCGATTCCCATCATTGGAATCCGGATCTTGAACTGATTCTTACTGAACAGCTGATTACTGATTTTAATTCTGATGGCAGTTCCAAGCTGAATATTCTGATTGCAGAAAATGAAAATGGGGAAATTGTCGGAATGATGGTTTTCAATGTGATCAACAGTCCTTTTAAAAAGTATGCGATTTTAGAAGATATGCTTCTGGATCAGTCTGTAAGAGGCCAGTCACTGGGAAGCAAACTGTTAGAGAAAGCCATCCATGAATCTAAAAACTGGAATATCAGTTTCATCCTATTGGAAAGTGGAGTCAACAACCATGGAGCTCATAATTTTTTTAGTAAGTATGGTTTCAAAAAGGTATCGGAAAGCTATATTTTAACAATATAA
- a CDS encoding TssN family type VI secretion system protein, whose translation MMVILGVIRRNKPAIKIKVIIIYVLLCSLCLAIPGFFGFAGNLFNPYWYLIAQVIYLIFGIIHVNLLHKYFKKHIDSLAMSILFESLLSLTCIALGGYLFTLIFNWMSKGTGYAVMAATSMLIFVVPMVFYYCYIQFITIPFDIYKTWRYSPEQKLPDFEGADFDRLMVLNVELSKKLEDTNRFRIKAKTLPTGVTFGDWFYRVVDDYNHKNPGSVIHLSDEGNEPYYWIFYTKKSFFSFRKYIDFDHDITTNSISENEVVICKRVIQHEEEGVARKS comes from the coding sequence ATGATGGTTATACTGGGTGTAATCAGGAGAAATAAACCTGCGATCAAAATTAAAGTAATTATTATATACGTGCTTCTGTGCAGTTTATGCCTGGCTATTCCTGGATTTTTCGGATTTGCCGGAAATCTCTTTAATCCGTACTGGTATCTCATCGCACAGGTTATTTACCTTATTTTTGGGATTATTCATGTGAATTTACTGCATAAGTATTTTAAAAAGCATATCGATTCTCTGGCAATGAGTATTCTGTTTGAGTCTCTGCTTTCATTGACATGCATCGCTTTGGGAGGATATCTTTTTACTCTGATCTTCAACTGGATGAGCAAAGGAACAGGATATGCTGTAATGGCGGCAACAAGTATGCTGATCTTTGTGGTTCCAATGGTATTTTATTACTGTTATATCCAGTTTATCACCATTCCTTTTGATATTTATAAAACATGGAGATATTCGCCAGAACAGAAGCTGCCAGATTTTGAAGGAGCAGATTTTGACAGATTAATGGTATTGAATGTTGAATTGAGCAAAAAATTAGAAGATACCAACCGTTTCAGAATCAAAGCGAAAACCCTTCCAACGGGGGTTACTTTCGGAGATTGGTTCTATAGGGTAGTAGATGATTACAACCATAAAAACCCGGGTTCTGTTATACATCTTTCAGACGAAGGAAATGAACCTTATTACTGGATTTTTTACACTAAAAAATCGTTTTTCAGTTTCAGAAAATATATAGATTTCGACCACGACATTACAACAAACAGCATTTCTGAAAATGAAGTGGTGATTTGTAAGAGAGTCATTCAGCATGAAGAGG
- a CDS encoding DUF3347 domain-containing protein, with translation MKNIITVLFVGATLYSCNKPDSKISEKKAEPEIKTTDKTEPAEISNQEVKESQEESKKEPGELSAFPIQQIIKGYLPLKNALAQDDSKKASDAAKSLFSILKKIDISKTDAKNNSELRDIVESAAENAEHIGEKSDDIAHQREHLLSLSNDINDLIKEKGTGGLKLYQDFCPMYNNGKGGTWISESEEIINPYEGQKMINCGSIKKVF, from the coding sequence ATGAAAAATATAATAACCGTACTGTTTGTGGGAGCAACATTATACTCTTGTAATAAACCCGACAGTAAAATATCTGAGAAGAAAGCAGAACCGGAAATTAAAACGACGGATAAAACTGAACCTGCAGAAATCTCAAATCAGGAGGTAAAAGAAAGCCAGGAAGAAAGTAAAAAAGAACCCGGCGAGCTTTCAGCTTTTCCGATTCAGCAAATTATCAAAGGTTACCTTCCTCTAAAAAATGCCCTGGCTCAGGATGATTCTAAAAAAGCTTCCGATGCGGCTAAAAGTCTGTTTTCTATATTAAAGAAAATAGATATCAGTAAAACCGATGCAAAAAACAATTCTGAGTTGCGTGATATTGTAGAAAGTGCAGCGGAAAATGCAGAACATATCGGTGAAAAATCTGATGATATAGCTCATCAGAGAGAACATCTGCTATCCCTGAGTAATGATATTAATGATTTAATAAAAGAAAAGGGAACTGGCGGATTAAAATTATACCAGGACTTCTGTCCAATGTACAATAATGGAAAAGGTGGAACCTGGATCAGTGAATCGGAAGAGATTATCAATCCATATGAAGGACAGAAAATGATTAACTGCGGATCTATAAAAAAAGTATTTTAA
- a CDS encoding S1/P1 nuclease, with protein MKSIYSKILILAFMASSLYSYAWGLTGHRVIADIAENHLSRKARREIKKIMGKERLAYWANWPDFIKSDTTGAWKQASSWHYVNIDPMTDFKAFEQNLKAQAGPSLYTQVNTLSSQIKDKNTSEKDRKIALIFLIHIMGDLAQPLHVGRAEDLGGNKINVTYFGDKTNLHSVWDGKLVDSQKYSYTEYSKLLDIKSKEEVAQIQSGTLEDWLYDSHKIANKIYAQTPNDSKLSFDYQYKFNDTLERQLLYGGLRLAKVLNELF; from the coding sequence ATGAAAAGTATCTATTCTAAAATTCTGATTTTAGCATTCATGGCCTCTTCACTTTATTCTTATGCATGGGGATTAACGGGACACAGGGTTATTGCAGACATTGCAGAAAACCATCTTTCCCGTAAAGCGAGAAGAGAAATTAAAAAGATCATGGGAAAAGAGCGTCTGGCTTACTGGGCGAACTGGCCGGATTTCATTAAATCTGATACCACAGGAGCATGGAAGCAGGCTTCATCATGGCATTATGTAAACATTGATCCAATGACTGACTTTAAAGCTTTTGAACAAAACCTAAAAGCGCAGGCAGGACCAAGCCTTTACACTCAGGTAAACACACTATCCAGCCAGATCAAAGACAAAAACACCTCTGAGAAAGACAGAAAAATTGCTTTAATCTTCCTTATCCATATTATGGGAGATCTTGCACAACCCCTTCACGTGGGAAGAGCAGAAGATTTGGGTGGAAACAAGATCAACGTTACCTATTTCGGGGATAAAACCAATTTACACTCAGTTTGGGACGGAAAACTGGTAGATTCTCAAAAATACAGCTACACAGAATATTCTAAACTTTTAGATATCAAATCTAAAGAAGAAGTAGCACAGATACAATCCGGGACACTGGAAGACTGGCTATATGATTCTCACAAGATTGCCAATAAAATCTATGCACAGACTCCTAACGACTCTAAATTATCTTTTGACTACCAGTATAAATTCAATGATACTTTGGAAAGACAGCTTCTATATGGAGGATTGAGACTGGCAAAAGTGTTAAACGAGCTTTTTTAA
- a CDS encoding FAD-dependent monooxygenase has product MNTISIIGAGIGGLTLGNVLKQHQYDFAIYESAPEIKPVGAGIMMAVNAMQVFDQLGLKEKIEKAGNKIHRIVIANESLQPISKTEILELEAQYNSCNVAIHRAELQKILAENISSDSIKLNHSLQKIEKRENYILNFENGNQFESQIVFGADGIKSPIRNQILKTGTIRNSGQKCWRGLLDFDLPEKHHQEAFEMWGKGKRFGFVKISDKKVYWYACINEKSFSRDASLTDIFKDFDPLVLQLIEATDNENIICNTIADLAPISKWYSENLCLIGDAAHATTPNMGQGACQAIEDAYIIGKLLEKNQDFNAVFEAFQSIRRKKVDYIVNTSRTIGKVSQWERGNSIRNFLMGMIPESMHQKMAKKIIELEM; this is encoded by the coding sequence ATGAACACCATTTCAATCATCGGAGCCGGAATCGGAGGACTGACCCTCGGAAATGTACTGAAACAGCATCAGTATGATTTCGCGATCTATGAATCCGCTCCCGAAATAAAACCTGTAGGAGCAGGAATTATGATGGCAGTAAATGCGATGCAGGTTTTTGATCAACTGGGATTAAAGGAAAAAATTGAAAAAGCCGGTAATAAAATTCACAGAATTGTTATAGCCAACGAATCTTTACAGCCTATCTCCAAAACAGAAATTCTGGAATTGGAAGCTCAATACAATTCATGTAATGTTGCGATCCACCGTGCTGAACTCCAGAAGATCTTAGCTGAAAATATTTCTTCTGATTCCATTAAGCTGAACCATTCTCTACAAAAAATTGAAAAAAGAGAAAACTATATTTTAAATTTTGAAAACGGAAATCAATTTGAAAGCCAGATTGTTTTTGGAGCTGATGGTATAAAATCCCCTATCCGAAACCAGATTTTAAAAACCGGAACAATCCGTAACTCAGGGCAGAAATGCTGGCGCGGTCTTTTAGATTTTGATTTGCCTGAGAAACATCATCAGGAAGCCTTTGAAATGTGGGGAAAGGGAAAACGTTTTGGATTTGTAAAAATTTCTGATAAAAAAGTATACTGGTATGCCTGTATCAATGAAAAGAGTTTTAGCCGAGATGCATCGCTTACAGATATTTTTAAAGATTTTGATCCTTTGGTTTTACAACTGATTGAAGCTACAGATAACGAAAATATTATTTGTAATACAATTGCCGACCTCGCTCCTATTTCCAAATGGTATTCTGAAAATCTATGCCTGATTGGAGATGCTGCTCACGCCACAACTCCCAATATGGGACAAGGTGCCTGCCAGGCCATTGAAGATGCTTATATCATCGGAAAATTGCTGGAAAAAAATCAGGATTTCAATGCAGTTTTTGAAGCATTTCAAAGTATCAGAAGAAAAAAAGTAGATTATATTGTCAATACAAGCCGAACCATCGGAAAGGTTTCTCAATGGGAAAGAGGAAATTCAATACGCAATTTTCTCATGGGTATGATTCCGGAAAGCATGCATCAAAAAATGGCTAAAAAGATTATAGAACTGGAAATGTAG